Proteins encoded within one genomic window of Pseudalkalibacillus sp. SCS-8:
- a CDS encoding acyltransferase family protein, with product MKASKRVFINEIFLIRAVACIAVVVIHTLTVSVMNYDLPSTTEGPIRYVQLLLMFATPTFILISEILVSHSYREGTPKGFLVKRMKYILLPYLFMGTVYALYDLIVYSMTAADFFNHLKDILLLGRWHGYFILIIMQFYLLHLFFQRFLLNFSPGIVLFVAAILNFSYLGIVNFVKPFGFSNAFYIWYDFSRIPFLGWILYFTVAFYIGRDIERFRHILSRWKIPVLIGTIFMGSLLLYFRREKILTMISSNRVDVIVYTILVLLLLFVIGTWLERIPRIIVLISQYSFGIYLLHPFFLQLLNLYYSKTGEVSLLTYSITSFIAGVAGPIVVTFLLNLTPVGAFTVGKIGVKPRPAN from the coding sequence ATGAAGGCATCGAAGCGGGTTTTCATCAATGAAATATTTCTGATCAGAGCAGTGGCGTGTATCGCAGTCGTGGTCATCCATACATTGACGGTTTCGGTCATGAATTATGATCTTCCATCCACGACGGAAGGGCCGATCCGGTATGTCCAGCTTCTCCTCATGTTTGCGACACCGACCTTCATTTTAATATCAGAAATCCTCGTTTCCCATTCGTATCGGGAAGGGACGCCGAAAGGTTTTCTCGTAAAAAGGATGAAATATATCCTCCTTCCTTATCTTTTCATGGGGACGGTGTATGCGCTATATGACCTGATCGTCTATTCCATGACAGCTGCCGACTTTTTCAACCATTTGAAGGATATCCTTCTTCTTGGAAGGTGGCACGGGTACTTCATTTTGATCATTATGCAGTTCTATCTGCTTCATTTGTTTTTTCAGCGTTTTCTATTGAACTTCTCACCCGGGATCGTCTTGTTCGTTGCGGCAATCCTCAATTTTTCATATCTTGGTATCGTCAATTTCGTCAAACCATTCGGCTTTTCGAATGCCTTTTATATTTGGTATGACTTTTCCCGCATTCCATTTCTCGGATGGATCCTCTATTTCACTGTCGCCTTTTACATTGGACGAGATATCGAACGATTCCGGCACATCTTATCAAGATGGAAAATTCCAGTATTGATCGGAACGATTTTCATGGGAAGTTTGCTTCTTTATTTCAGACGAGAGAAAATCTTGACGATGATTTCATCAAATCGGGTAGATGTGATCGTCTATACGATCCTCGTCTTATTGCTTCTATTTGTGATCGGAACATGGTTGGAGCGGATCCCTCGGATCATTGTCCTTATCAGTCAATATTCATTCGGCATCTATCTCCTTCATCCGTTCTTCCTTCAGCTCCTTAATCTTTATTACAGTAAAACAGGTGAAGTGAGCTTGTTAACATACAGCATTACAAGCTTCATTGCAGGAGTCGCCGGACCGATCGTCGTCACCTTTTTATTGAATTTGACCCCGGTCGGTGCATTTACAGTCGGTAAAATCGGTGTAAAGCCAAGGCCGGCGAATTGA
- a CDS encoding DEAD/DEAH box helicase: MTTTLDTLNITKPFLQKAWEKSQFEHPTPIQTDAIPAILDGEDVIAESPTGTGKTLAYLLPILEKVDPAKKDPQALIMASSRELVMQIFEEVQKWGEGSGISGAALIGGANVKRQIEKLKKKSPQVILGTPGRVEELIKMKKLKMHEVKTIVLDEGDQLLVKEHIQTVQSIIQSTLADRQVLLFSATMPENTVEIGRTLMKDPQVLKVGRTPQKQSKVDHVYVVSDRRDKVKNLEKLSRIKGVKGLAFGKDIGELAVLTDKLEYNRIPVGLLHSELNKSERQAALKQFREGKSNLLLATDVAARGLDVTGLSHVIQVNIAEDENQYLHRAGRTGRAGASGTVVSLVTPSEEKALIRIANKLNIKLSKKTFYAGEMVDAE, encoded by the coding sequence ATGACAACTACATTAGATACATTGAATATAACGAAGCCTTTCTTACAAAAGGCTTGGGAAAAATCCCAATTTGAACATCCCACGCCGATTCAGACGGATGCGATTCCTGCAATCCTGGATGGAGAGGATGTTATCGCAGAATCACCGACCGGTACAGGGAAAACGTTAGCCTATCTTTTGCCGATCCTCGAAAAGGTTGATCCAGCGAAAAAAGATCCACAGGCTTTGATCATGGCGTCCTCGCGTGAGCTTGTTATGCAAATTTTCGAAGAGGTCCAGAAATGGGGAGAAGGAAGCGGCATTAGCGGTGCAGCACTGATTGGCGGTGCGAACGTAAAGCGCCAAATCGAAAAGCTGAAGAAGAAGAGCCCGCAAGTAATTCTTGGTACACCTGGTCGTGTCGAAGAGCTGATTAAAATGAAAAAGCTTAAGATGCACGAGGTGAAAACGATCGTTTTAGATGAAGGGGATCAGCTTCTCGTAAAGGAGCACATCCAGACAGTGCAATCTATCATCCAATCAACGTTAGCAGATAGACAGGTCCTTCTTTTCTCAGCGACCATGCCGGAGAATACGGTGGAGATCGGTCGTACGCTCATGAAAGATCCACAAGTTTTGAAGGTAGGACGTACACCACAAAAGCAATCAAAGGTCGATCATGTTTATGTCGTGAGTGACCGCAGAGATAAAGTGAAGAATCTTGAAAAACTATCCCGGATCAAAGGGGTGAAAGGTCTCGCATTCGGCAAGGATATCGGTGAACTCGCGGTGTTGACAGATAAGCTCGAATACAATCGTATTCCGGTCGGATTGCTCCATAGTGAACTGAATAAGAGTGAGCGGCAGGCGGCATTGAAACAGTTCAGAGAAGGGAAGTCGAACCTTCTCTTGGCGACCGATGTGGCAGCCCGTGGTTTGGATGTGACCGGTCTTTCCCACGTCATCCAAGTTAATATTGCAGAGGATGAGAACCAATACCTTCATCGTGCTGGTCGTACAGGACGAGCGGGTGCAAGCGGTACAGTCGTATCCCTCGTCACACCTTCTGAGGAGAAGGCGTTGATCCGAATCGCGAACAAGCTTAACATCAAGCTGTCTAAGAAAACCTTTTATGCAGGAGAAATGGTTGACGCAGAATAA
- a CDS encoding YwbE family protein, which produces MNGQNRKDIRSGLEVEIVLKKDQRSGKRTRGVVKDILTNSSFHPHGIKVRLQDGQVGRVQEIITSNKES; this is translated from the coding sequence ATGAACGGGCAAAATCGAAAGGATATACGGTCTGGTCTAGAAGTCGAGATCGTTTTGAAAAAGGATCAACGGTCAGGTAAAAGAACGCGAGGCGTGGTAAAAGATATCCTGACAAATTCAAGCTTCCACCCACATGGAATCAAAGTACGTCTCCAGGACGGGCAAGTCGGCCGTGTACAAGAGATCATCACTTCTAACAAGGAAAGCTGA
- a CDS encoding sodium:alanine symporter family protein, producing the protein MDILAFIEEWVANISNFLWTYLLAALLIGAGIFFTVRLRFFQFRFFGHVLSQTVGQIFKKDKHEGTITPFQAFTSALASTAGATNIVGVPVAIALGGPGALFWMWIVALIGMSTKYSEIMLGVKYREKNKKGTWVGGPQYYIKKALGWDKVAFAFALFLMIEAIPSLMVQSNSITTQVEGAFGWPTEITGIIMAVLVALVVFGGIQRIAKVTDKMVPFMVLTYLSVALVVIFAHVEQIPSVFGLIFTHAFTPVSATGGFAGAGLAQALRWGIARGLYSNEAGLGTAPITHAAAQTDHPSRQGLWGIFSVFVDTIVICTISGLAVLVTGTWTEVKPDNASNMIGNAFGTILGDSLGGGFIAIFLFFFVITTVGVLIFFGEKQAEYLFGLKFSKIMRFVYIGAIYVGALGGLQFVWQFLDLLLAFVLVCNIIPLLFLHKEIRAMTDDYIERIYHNKKGKPSVQLFSDQEKDISQ; encoded by the coding sequence ATGGATATCTTAGCATTCATTGAGGAATGGGTTGCGAACATTTCCAATTTCCTCTGGACTTATTTACTAGCAGCTCTCTTGATCGGAGCTGGAATCTTTTTTACTGTCAGACTGAGATTCTTCCAATTTCGCTTTTTCGGGCATGTACTCAGTCAAACCGTTGGGCAGATCTTCAAGAAGGATAAACATGAGGGGACCATTACACCCTTCCAGGCATTCACCTCTGCACTCGCTTCTACTGCCGGCGCAACAAACATCGTCGGAGTCCCTGTCGCGATCGCCTTAGGAGGACCTGGTGCATTGTTTTGGATGTGGATCGTCGCCCTGATTGGGATGTCGACCAAATACTCGGAAATCATGCTTGGGGTCAAATACCGTGAAAAGAACAAAAAAGGGACCTGGGTCGGAGGGCCACAGTATTACATCAAGAAGGCACTTGGATGGGACAAAGTTGCATTCGCCTTCGCCCTGTTCCTTATGATTGAGGCGATTCCAAGCTTGATGGTGCAATCGAACTCCATTACGACACAAGTCGAAGGCGCCTTCGGCTGGCCGACTGAAATCACTGGAATCATCATGGCTGTGCTGGTCGCACTCGTCGTATTCGGTGGTATCCAACGGATTGCGAAAGTAACGGACAAAATGGTACCCTTCATGGTTCTTACATATCTTTCTGTTGCTTTGGTCGTCATTTTTGCACACGTCGAACAGATCCCGAGCGTGTTTGGGTTGATTTTCACACACGCCTTTACACCTGTCTCAGCAACTGGTGGATTTGCTGGTGCAGGACTCGCTCAAGCCCTCCGTTGGGGGATTGCCCGTGGATTGTATTCAAATGAAGCCGGATTAGGGACAGCGCCGATTACACATGCGGCAGCACAGACAGACCATCCGTCCCGCCAAGGTTTATGGGGCATCTTCAGTGTATTTGTTGATACGATCGTCATATGTACGATTTCCGGTCTCGCCGTGCTCGTTACAGGAACGTGGACCGAAGTAAAGCCTGACAATGCTTCAAACATGATTGGAAACGCGTTCGGAACGATTTTGGGCGATTCCCTCGGTGGAGGCTTCATTGCGATCTTCCTCTTCTTCTTCGTCATTACGACAGTTGGCGTACTCATCTTCTTCGGGGAGAAACAAGCCGAGTACCTTTTCGGCCTAAAGTTTTCAAAGATTATGAGATTCGTCTATATCGGCGCCATATATGTCGGTGCACTCGGTGGCCTGCAGTTCGTGTGGCAATTCCTTGATCTCCTGCTTGCCTTCGTACTCGTCTGCAACATCATCCCACTGCTCTTCCTCCACAAAGAAATCCGTGCAATGACAGATGACTACATCGAACGGATTTACCACAACAAAAAAGGAAAGCCGTCTGTTCAGCTTTTCTCAGATCAAGAGAAAGATATCAGTCAATAG
- a CDS encoding MEDS domain-containing protein, whose product MKIVLNDLFRDQKSVHILYKYYGLENYVNMVVKYTQDGIRDGDYVILIENDPVYKKIEKELNKRLSEKEMEYVHWVNSFDFYFSSGSYHPPAIIEYFSKMIQPYLEKKLSFRAWAHVEWATMSEPLHIIEDLEKPVDEAVKQISFPLICAYQGERMPDYLRRILMETHPYILLEDDVVVSDQYKGTMEKEPSRK is encoded by the coding sequence TTGAAAATTGTTTTGAACGATTTATTCCGGGATCAGAAGAGTGTGCACATCTTGTACAAGTATTATGGCCTGGAGAATTACGTCAACATGGTTGTGAAGTATACCCAGGACGGCATTCGTGATGGTGATTACGTCATTCTTATTGAAAATGACCCTGTTTACAAGAAGATCGAGAAAGAATTGAACAAACGATTGTCAGAAAAGGAAATGGAATATGTTCATTGGGTAAACAGCTTCGACTTTTATTTTTCAAGTGGCAGCTACCATCCACCAGCCATAATCGAGTATTTCAGTAAAATGATTCAACCTTATCTAGAAAAAAAGCTCTCGTTCCGGGCATGGGCCCATGTTGAGTGGGCAACCATGAGTGAACCTCTGCATATCATCGAAGATTTGGAGAAACCAGTCGATGAAGCTGTAAAGCAAATTTCATTTCCATTGATCTGTGCTTATCAGGGTGAAAGAATGCCTGACTACCTTCGAAGGATCTTAATGGAGACACACCCCTATATATTGCTGGAGGATGATGTAGTCGTTTCCGACCAATATAAAGGAACAATGGAAAAAGAACCTTCTCGTAAATGA
- a CDS encoding ketopantoate reductase family protein, translated as MNIVVLGAGAIGAYFGGRCEEAGHSVQFLVRSGRAEQLRNNGLKLYSPCGDYEIQNLHLAERPEEIEQVDVVILAVKGYHLTSELMDDLKVLVEKGAMILPLLNGIEHIEALQDELGEEHVMGGLCYIISTLDENGHVIHNSHQHDLIFGPLHPSQEKVCNELEDLFDEANMAGVLSSNILLGLWNKYMIITAFAGVTTAGNLTLGTIQETSNTMKLAEEVLHEMKLLAIAQGVNLNNGHVEKAKELLSQFPDEATSSMNQDRRKGMQIEADHLLGGAIRLAEKEGLKLPHIETLYALVKPYELEMK; from the coding sequence ATGAATATCGTTGTTTTAGGCGCAGGTGCAATTGGAGCTTATTTCGGAGGAAGATGTGAAGAAGCCGGCCATTCCGTACAATTTCTCGTCCGTTCAGGGAGGGCAGAGCAATTACGGAACAACGGATTGAAATTGTATAGTCCATGTGGCGATTATGAAATACAGAACCTTCATTTAGCAGAACGTCCAGAAGAGATTGAACAAGTCGATGTCGTCATTCTCGCTGTTAAAGGGTATCACCTTACATCGGAATTGATGGACGACTTGAAAGTATTGGTCGAAAAAGGCGCGATGATCCTTCCACTATTGAACGGTATTGAACATATTGAGGCACTTCAGGATGAACTGGGTGAAGAGCATGTGATGGGTGGTTTGTGCTACATCATTTCCACCTTGGACGAAAATGGGCACGTCATCCACAATAGCCACCAGCATGACCTGATCTTCGGACCGCTTCACCCGTCCCAAGAAAAGGTATGCAACGAGCTGGAGGATCTATTCGACGAAGCGAATATGGCAGGTGTATTGAGCAGCAACATTTTGCTTGGGCTATGGAATAAATACATGATCATCACAGCTTTTGCCGGAGTGACGACTGCCGGGAACCTGACACTTGGTACGATTCAGGAAACATCGAACACGATGAAGCTTGCTGAGGAAGTTTTACATGAAATGAAGCTCCTGGCCATCGCTCAAGGGGTCAATCTCAATAATGGACATGTCGAAAAAGCGAAAGAGTTATTAAGTCAATTCCCTGATGAAGCGACGTCCTCAATGAATCAGGATCGACGAAAAGGCATGCAGATCGAGGCTGACCACTTACTGGGAGGAGCTATACGACTCGCTGAAAAAGAAGGCTTGAAGCTCCCTCATATTGAAACCCTTTATGCGCTCGTCAAACCGTATGAGCTGGAAATGAAATAA
- a CDS encoding class I SAM-dependent methyltransferase, producing MENKFSVIAHRNHQICNPFSMEKLMRVLTQIPWRKGNRVLDIGAGKCEVLIELINRFEVEGTAIELEKAFVEDAWQNAEGRIPFEHLSVINEDAKKVLPRYDQSFDVVMCLGASHAIGDYRTTLAAMSKAVKPGGYLLVGEGYWKRKPDEAYLEALGAKEEELLTHAENIKEGEAQGLIPMWATVTNEDEWDNYEWLYSSSMETYCLENPDDPDVAWMRERIRKWRTTYLRWGRDTLGFGLYLFYRK from the coding sequence ATGGAAAATAAGTTTTCGGTTATCGCACATCGAAACCACCAGATCTGTAATCCGTTCAGCATGGAAAAGCTGATGCGTGTTCTCACACAGATTCCTTGGAGGAAGGGCAATCGTGTACTGGACATTGGAGCGGGGAAGTGTGAGGTATTAATCGAGCTGATCAATCGATTTGAGGTCGAAGGAACTGCAATCGAGCTCGAAAAAGCCTTTGTGGAAGATGCTTGGCAGAATGCGGAAGGCAGGATCCCCTTCGAGCATCTGTCGGTGATAAATGAAGATGCGAAAAAAGTGCTGCCGCGCTATGACCAGTCCTTTGATGTCGTCATGTGTCTCGGGGCGAGTCATGCTATCGGAGATTATCGTACAACATTAGCGGCGATGAGCAAGGCGGTGAAGCCGGGCGGCTACCTTCTGGTCGGTGAAGGGTACTGGAAACGGAAGCCTGATGAGGCGTATTTAGAAGCTCTCGGTGCGAAGGAAGAGGAATTGCTGACCCATGCTGAAAACATCAAGGAGGGGGAAGCGCAAGGATTGATTCCGATGTGGGCGACCGTCACGAACGAGGATGAATGGGATAATTACGAGTGGCTCTACTCTTCTTCGATGGAAACGTATTGCCTCGAAAACCCGGATGATCCTGACGTCGCTTGGATGCGGGAGCGGATCCGAAAGTGGCGCACAACCTATCTCCGCTGGGGAAGAGACACTCTCGGTTTTGGACTTTATCTGTTTTATAGAAAGTAA
- a CDS encoding S-layer homology domain-containing protein translates to MVFSKVRVVLLMLVVLLLGSTPLAPLVQAQGTEKLDYVALGDSLAAGVDYKGDIGKGYADFLAMQLFQTEYLGDYTKQYSYPGYTTTDVLADLQNNVFKPNMDGSEDKVGIQQTVSNAEIITLDAGANDLLAVIKVDEKTGVVSYDQKEFAQAIATVGANLGKTIGIIKTLNPDADVYVMGYYNAFPYLPDTEQPKLLGALDTLNQAIQSAALATGATYVPTADTFNPNGKTYLPNPKNIHPNEAGYLVLANAFWRQMKVKDARSFNDVNDDMYSFEAIHVLVTKGIIQGYGDGTFGPEDAVRRDHAAQMLTRSIVYNPEVPPASFTDLPPNYPGFVEISILAHNGVLDGYKDGSFQPKKELTRAEMAKIIVTAFDLKGTGKHYFDDNTNWAKDYINILAENGITIGVGDNKYAPERNVEREEFAMFIYRVLQMQSGK, encoded by the coding sequence ATGGTGTTCAGTAAGGTGCGGGTTGTCCTTTTGATGTTGGTTGTTCTCTTGCTCGGTTCAACACCTCTTGCACCCCTCGTACAGGCACAAGGAACGGAGAAGCTGGACTATGTCGCGTTAGGTGATTCGTTAGCAGCAGGCGTCGACTATAAGGGTGATATTGGGAAAGGATACGCTGATTTTTTAGCGATGCAGCTCTTCCAGACCGAATATTTAGGGGATTACACGAAGCAGTATTCGTATCCCGGTTATACAACCACTGACGTATTAGCGGATCTTCAGAACAATGTATTCAAGCCGAATATGGATGGCAGCGAGGATAAGGTTGGCATTCAACAAACGGTAAGCAATGCGGAAATCATCACACTTGATGCAGGGGCAAATGACCTACTCGCAGTCATCAAAGTTGATGAAAAGACAGGTGTTGTATCCTATGACCAGAAGGAATTCGCACAAGCAATCGCTACTGTCGGTGCGAATCTTGGAAAGACGATCGGGATCATCAAAACGCTGAACCCGGATGCAGATGTTTATGTGATGGGCTACTACAACGCTTTTCCCTATCTGCCTGATACCGAGCAGCCGAAGCTTCTCGGTGCATTGGATACATTGAACCAGGCGATCCAGTCAGCTGCACTCGCGACAGGTGCAACATACGTACCAACAGCCGATACCTTCAATCCGAACGGAAAAACGTATTTACCAAATCCAAAAAATATCCATCCGAACGAAGCCGGCTACCTTGTCCTTGCCAATGCTTTCTGGCGTCAGATGAAAGTGAAGGATGCTCGGTCATTTAACGATGTAAATGACGATATGTATTCGTTTGAGGCGATTCATGTCCTTGTGACTAAGGGCATTATCCAGGGATACGGCGATGGGACATTCGGTCCTGAGGATGCTGTAAGACGTGACCATGCGGCTCAAATGCTGACCAGAAGTATCGTCTATAATCCAGAGGTACCACCAGCGTCATTCACTGATTTGCCACCGAATTACCCGGGATTTGTAGAAATATCAATTCTTGCTCATAATGGGGTTTTGGACGGTTACAAAGATGGAAGCTTCCAGCCTAAGAAGGAACTGACACGTGCGGAAATGGCGAAGATCATCGTCACGGCTTTCGATCTGAAAGGAACAGGCAAACACTACTTTGACGATAATACGAATTGGGCTAAGGATTACATCAATATTTTAGCTGAAAATGGTATTACAATTGGTGTCGGGGACAATAAATACGCCCCAGAACGTAATGTCGAACGTGAAGAATTCGCGATGTTCATCTATCGTGTTCTTCAAATGCAATCGGGTAAATAA
- a CDS encoding S-layer homology domain-containing protein, whose translation MKKILTGLLAIVIAMTGQSTFAAEGAFEDLVTVPWAEEHIYYLTDRSIIRGYSDTEFGPNDKVTREQAAAMIVREHFPNEQYSKLDYVDVSKNNYFYNDIAVATKHGILTGYPDNTFRPKDHLTRAEATKILANTYYPGTVETAPYFQDLSKAPWAEDKINTLALTGIIAGYQDGTFKPNSPVTRAEFAVLLARAIHDPFKLKAHGDEELQVIQLVNEERTKRGLKPLKADPLLGHVAGIKSMDMIYNRYFAHDSPKYGSPFTMMQDFGVEYYGAGENIAAGYFYPEDVMDAWMESPGHKANILSESYTHIAVGLANGGAYEYYWTQMFITKK comes from the coding sequence ATGAAAAAGATCTTAACAGGACTGCTTGCCATTGTTATTGCGATGACAGGACAGTCTACGTTTGCGGCCGAGGGAGCCTTCGAAGATTTAGTGACGGTTCCATGGGCTGAAGAGCACATCTATTATTTGACGGACCGTTCAATTATCCGTGGCTACAGCGACACAGAGTTTGGCCCGAACGACAAAGTGACGCGTGAACAAGCGGCCGCTATGATTGTAAGGGAGCATTTTCCGAATGAACAATACTCAAAGCTCGACTATGTCGACGTATCGAAAAATAATTACTTCTATAATGATATTGCAGTAGCGACCAAGCACGGTATCCTTACAGGTTATCCAGATAATACGTTCCGACCAAAAGATCACCTGACAAGGGCGGAAGCGACGAAAATTCTTGCGAATACATATTATCCTGGTACGGTGGAAACGGCACCTTATTTCCAGGACTTGAGTAAAGCACCATGGGCGGAGGATAAAATTAACACACTTGCTCTCACTGGAATCATTGCCGGCTATCAAGACGGTACATTCAAGCCGAATAGCCCAGTAACAAGAGCTGAATTCGCTGTGTTGCTTGCAAGAGCGATCCACGATCCATTCAAGCTGAAAGCGCATGGTGATGAAGAACTTCAGGTCATCCAGCTGGTCAATGAGGAGCGTACAAAACGCGGATTGAAGCCGCTAAAAGCTGACCCATTGCTTGGCCATGTCGCAGGAATCAAATCAATGGACATGATTTACAACCGCTATTTCGCTCATGATTCACCGAAGTACGGATCTCCATTCACGATGATGCAGGATTTCGGTGTCGAGTATTATGGCGCGGGAGAAAACATTGCAGCCGGCTACTTTTATCCTGAGGATGTGATGGACGCATGGATGGAAAGCCCGGGCCACAAAGCGAATATCCTATCTGAATCGTACACCCATATCGCTGTTGGTTTGGCGAACGGTGGAGCTTATGAGTACTACTGGACACAAATGTTCATTACAAAGAAATAA
- a CDS encoding LTA synthase family protein, whose product MQFDSWLDKGKLILEKVWYYTDYIIFVLLLMFKTYLLADLTGTVFYKEGVGGYIKNLFAFLFDGGSFNAIRGGLLMISLGYILVLSFWTLFLTRRKRIYALIILNAIVSFVLFADVVHYRYFEGFISVALLLQAGQVGNLTDSIISLLRVKDLLFWIDVFLSIPLFIFIWRNKWFKEKKRAIIAGLLAFVVGWFCIMQPLHVFYQYGGKKILEKMIASESIYKFTGIYGYHFFDMKRNFEDYVLNKKRVSKERAEEIQQWFEVNTGKTNPDTFGVAEGKNLIVVQLEAIQDFVINREVDGQEITPYLNELIKDSAYFPNFYHQAAQGRTADADLLVNTSLYPLATGSAFIRYSPNEYDSISKTLKDEGYKATAHHAFKGSFWNRNSMYSSLEYDEFYTKEDYKPEESIGWGASDLDFFRQSVTFMPEEEPFYSFLISLTSHHPYPMPEKHKVLDLDSVEHDLMENYLHSVHYVDQSIKVLVEDLKQKGLWDDSVIVFYGDHDAKVMEKGTNAETFVTGDKNDFEYYKEYDQVPLIIHLPEGKLAGTYEKTGGQLHLAPTLLHLLGVDTKDEYFMGTDLFVEGNRLVAMRKGSATNGEVWYQQAKDGIFSNGSCYDFKTGAPLAINDCSQVHKEAQEHYRISDDIIFGNLIEKFND is encoded by the coding sequence ATGCAGTTTGATTCATGGTTAGACAAGGGGAAGTTGATACTTGAAAAGGTCTGGTATTATACGGACTACATTATTTTCGTACTATTATTGATGTTCAAAACCTATTTGTTAGCAGACCTCACAGGAACGGTTTTTTACAAAGAAGGGGTCGGCGGATACATAAAAAATCTATTTGCCTTTCTATTTGATGGCGGGAGCTTTAACGCAATAAGGGGCGGTTTATTGATGATCAGCCTCGGTTATATCCTCGTGCTCTCGTTCTGGACATTGTTCTTGACGAGGCGTAAACGGATCTATGCGCTAATCATTCTGAATGCGATCGTGTCATTTGTCCTGTTTGCGGATGTTGTGCATTACAGATATTTCGAGGGCTTCATTTCGGTCGCTTTACTTTTACAGGCTGGGCAGGTAGGCAACTTGACCGACAGCATCATCAGCCTGTTACGGGTGAAAGACCTCCTATTCTGGATTGATGTTTTCCTCAGTATTCCGCTTTTCATCTTTATATGGAGGAACAAATGGTTCAAGGAAAAGAAGCGGGCGATTATAGCTGGACTGCTTGCCTTCGTTGTTGGATGGTTCTGTATCATGCAGCCTTTGCATGTGTTCTATCAGTACGGGGGAAAGAAGATTCTTGAAAAAATGATTGCCAGTGAAAGCATTTATAAGTTCACGGGGATTTATGGCTATCATTTCTTTGATATGAAACGAAATTTCGAGGATTATGTGTTGAATAAGAAAAGAGTTTCAAAGGAACGGGCAGAAGAAATCCAACAATGGTTCGAGGTCAATACGGGTAAGACGAATCCAGATACCTTTGGCGTAGCTGAGGGCAAGAATTTGATCGTCGTCCAGCTTGAAGCGATTCAGGACTTCGTCATCAATCGGGAAGTGGATGGTCAAGAAATTACGCCATACTTGAATGAGTTGATCAAAGACAGTGCGTACTTCCCGAATTTCTATCACCAGGCGGCACAAGGGAGGACGGCGGATGCGGATCTGCTCGTCAACACATCGCTCTATCCGTTGGCGACAGGGTCTGCGTTCATCCGTTACAGCCCAAATGAATATGACAGCATTTCAAAAACATTGAAGGATGAAGGCTATAAGGCTACTGCCCATCACGCGTTTAAAGGGAGCTTTTGGAACAGGAACTCGATGTACAGCTCACTTGAATATGATGAATTTTACACGAAAGAGGATTATAAACCAGAAGAGTCAATCGGATGGGGGGCTTCTGATCTCGATTTCTTCAGGCAATCGGTCACGTTCATGCCTGAGGAAGAGCCCTTCTATTCCTTCCTAATTTCATTGACGAGCCACCATCCATATCCGATGCCTGAAAAGCATAAGGTGCTCGATTTGGACAGTGTGGAGCATGACTTGATGGAAAATTACCTGCATTCCGTTCACTATGTGGACCAGTCGATTAAAGTGCTTGTCGAGGACTTGAAGCAGAAAGGACTGTGGGACGATTCAGTCATCGTCTTCTACGGAGATCATGATGCGAAGGTGATGGAGAAGGGGACGAATGCAGAAACATTCGTCACAGGCGATAAAAATGACTTTGAGTACTACAAGGAGTATGATCAGGTACCCCTCATCATCCATCTACCGGAAGGGAAGCTCGCTGGAACGTATGAAAAGACAGGTGGACAGCTTCATCTCGCACCGACATTGTTACATTTGCTCGGAGTTGATACGAAGGATGAATACTTTATGGGCACCGATCTGTTCGTTGAGGGGAATCGACTTGTGGCAATGAGGAAAGGAAGCGCCACAAACGGTGAAGTTTGGTATCAACAGGCGAAGGATGGTATTTTCAGTAACGGCTCGTGCTACGATTTCAAAACAGGTGCCCCGCTAGCCATCAACGATTGCAGTCAGGTTCATAAAGAAGCTCAAGAGCATTACCGCATTTCAGACGATATCATATTCGGAAATCTGATCGAGAAATTCAACGATTGA